The segment GCAGGGGTCTCGCTCATCGGCATTGGGCGGGTCGGATCAAGGGAGCGATGGGCCGGATAGAGGTCTGCCCTGTCCGTCAAGACCAGACTGACACCGGAATCTTCAAGCACATAGGCAACCCGGTCCGCCGGATGATCGGGATCGAGCGGAACATAGACAGCACCCGCTTTCAGAATGGCAAGGAAGGCGATGACGGATTGCCCCCTGCCCGGCAGCGAAACGGCGACCCTATCGCCGGGGTGAACCGAAAGGCTGACAAGCGTGGCGGCAAGCGCGTCCACATCTGTCTGTAGTTCGCCATAGGTCCAACGGCGGCCCTGACTTTCAAGTGCAATCGCATCGGGTTGGTGCCGGGCGACGTGTGCGATTGCCTCGTGCATGGTGATGTCAGGCACGGGCCGCGCGGTTGGCGTTCCAAGCGCAACCACGGCGGCATGCTCTTCCTTTGATAGATAGGCGAGCCTTGGCAGCAAAGCATTGGGAGATTGCAGGATAGAGCCGAGCAAAACCTCGAAATGGGCGGCCATGCGCTCGATCCGCCATGAATCAAAGATCGCCACGCGATATTCGATGTTCAGCAGATAGCCGGATTCCCGCTCCATCACATACCAGCTGAGATCGACCTTTGTTTCACTCAACCGTGCTGGCTGTTGGCGAACCTTGAGACCGTCGATGCCGAAGTCGATCTGCTCGGCATTCTGTGCGCGGTAGTCTTGCGACTGCAATTGGAACATAACCTGCGAGAGCGGGTTCTGCCGTTGGTCGCGGCTCATGCCAAGTGCCTCAGCAATCAGCGGAAAGGGAAATGCCTGATGGTCGAGCGCGTCCGAGAAGCGCTCCTGCACCGCCCCGACCCACTGCGAAAACGTCATGCGCGGGTCAAGTTGCGCGCGCAGCACCAGCGTGTTGGTAAACAGACCAATCAGCCCTGCGGCATCCGGATCGTTCCGTCCGGCGACGGGCACGCAGACCGACAGGTCGCGCTCGCCACTGTAGCGATGAAGCAGCAGCGAGAAGGCCGCAGCCATCACCACAAAAGGCGTTGTTCCAAGCTGGCTGGCAAGCGAGGCGACCTGCGAGGACACCGAGACGGGAATAACCCGTGTCACGGTGGCCGCCGTCATGTCAACGCTGCTGCTGCGGGATCGGTCGCTTGGCAATTCCAGCGGCTTGAGATCGGCGAGGGTTTGCTTCCAGTAGTCGCGGGCTCGTTCGCAGTCTTGGCTTCGAAGCCATGCGTGTTGATCAAGAACCAGATCACCAAAATCGCGGGTGATGGGCGAAAGCGCGGGCGCGGTACCCATACGATAGGCGCGGTAGCAGGCCGTCAGCTCGCGCATCAGCACACCGCGTGACCAGCCATCCGCGACAATGTGATGAAGGGTGATCGCCAGCAGGTGTTCGCTCTCATTCTGCCGCAAGAGATGCGCCCGGATCAGCGGTGCCTTTGAGAGATCGAAAGGGTCAGTCGCAACAGCCAGCGCCAGCGCCTCTCCATCTTCGCCTGTCGCCTCCAGATCGGTAAGGCCCATGGCAAAAGCGTGGTTCGGATCAACCTCCTGCCACGGCTCGCCTGCCTCCACCGGAAAGGCGGTTCTGAGCGGCGCATGCCGGGAGACAATCGTTGCAAGGCTCCGCTCCAGCGCTGCGCGATCAAGCGGCCCCTCAAACCGCCAGCGATAGGCAACGTGATAAGCAGAACTCTCGGGATAGAGGCTCTGCTGGAGCCAGAAATGCTTCTGGCCGGGTGTCAACGGCAGGCGCCCGGTGCGCGTTGACACCCTTGGCGTCTCTTGTGGCGTCTCTTCCGGTGCCACCCGTTCCCAGGCGATCCCACGGGCTTCGAGCTGGCGGCGGAAAGCCTCGCGTTCCGCAAGACTGAGCGCCGCAACGCGGGCGCGCAGCGCCAGAATCGGATCGACAGAGTTCACGGGCAGTCTCCCTATACGGCTTGCGCGATTGTCGGCTGCGGCGCATGCTGGCGCGCAAGCCGCGCGAGATGCGGCAGACCGCCCATGACGAGATCGTAATCCTGCACGAAGTCGATCAGGCAGGCGATTTCATCGATGCCCGCCGCAGCCAGCGCCTCCACGGTCTCTGCAGTGCTTTCCGGCGTGCCGATGAGAGAGCGCCCCTTGATGAAGCCCTCAACTCCGAACTCGATCAGGCTGTCGAGATCGTCCCGGCTGAAATTCTCGAGCGCGATATCAAGACCCATGCTGCGGGCCAGCCCCTCAAGCAAATGATAATGGGTTCTGAGATAATCGCTGAAGGGGCCCTTTACATTGGCCTTCACGGTCTCGACATCGCCGCCGAGATAGGTGTGCACCATAATGGTGACGGTGCCCGCAGCCGGATCAAAACCGTTCTTTTCCAGCGACCGGCGGTAGGCGGCGATCTTGGGCGTCAGGCTTTCCAATGTCTCACCAAGCAATGCCGTCAGCACATTGATGCCGCGACGGCCCGCTTCCACAAAGGTCTCCATGGACTGGCACGCCACCCAGAAAGGCACGCGCGGCTGCACCGGGCGCGGCAGCGTCTTTGCCTCGACGGCATTGCCTTCCGCATCTTCAAAGGTCAGCGTCTCGCCAGCAAGCAGCTTGGTAACCTGATCAAAGCTCCGCCACATCAAGCTGCGGCGGCTGCCGTGCGGTTCGCGCGACAGCACAAATTCGTTGCGCGTCCAGCCGGATGCTATCGCCACACCCACACGGCCTTGCGAGAGATTGTCCACAACGGCAATTTCTTCCGCAACGCGCACGGGATGATGGAGCGGCAGAACAATGCTGCCGGAGCGCAATTGCACCCGCTTCGTCACCATGGCCAGTGCGGCATGGATCATCGACGGATTGGGATAGAGGCCGCCGAAGGCATGGAAATGGCGCTCCGGCACCCAGAGCGCGCTCAGGCCATTGTCATCGGCAAACCGTGCGCTGTCCATCAGCAGCCGATAGCTATCACCGTTCGTAGCAGAGCCATCACCATCGAAATAGAAGAGGCTGAATTTCATCGTCGTCGTTCCTTTACGTATTACTGATGGAAGGCGGTGACAGTCAGGCTTCCTTGCGGAGCGCCCCTGCCTCAATGTCGTCCAAGAGGGCGGCAAGCTCTGCCTGTTCTTTCCGTGCTGCCTCGAGGCGCTCACGGATGACGGCCGCGATGCCGCCTACGGTCGGTGCATCAAACAGCAGGGCGCGCATGGGCAGCTCGATTGAGAATTGCTTGCGCAACCGCGTCACGACCTGCACGGCAAGCAGGGAATGCCCGCCAAGCTCGAAGAAATTGTCATCGATTCCGACACGCGAAATGCCAAGGAGTTCCCCGATAACAGCCGCCACATCGGTCTCGATGGGATCGCGCGGGGCTATGAACGCTGCCTGCACACGCTCGCGCCCGGTGTTTTCCTTCTGATCCACGGCCACACCGGCTCTCGGTTCTTGGCGGGCTGCGGCCATGCGATGGCGCAGATCAACCGGCGTCACCGCGAGCCGCGAGACCTGTGGATGGGCGAGAACCGCCCGGGTCGCCCGCCAAACCTCGTCGGCGTCAATCGCGTCGTTAAGAAAGCCTGTTGCCTCCTCTCGCGTGGTGCCGAAAGGAAGGCATGTATCCCAGGCGATTGCCTGCCAGACCGGACGCTGTGCGCCGCGCCGTGCATCAACGAAGCCATCAAGAAAGCTGTTGGCACCCGCATAGGCAGCAAGACCCGCGCCGCCGACCAGCGTTGAGAGGGAGGACTGAACGAGGACGAAATCGGGGGTGTGATCGGCAAACGCCGCTGACAGAGCGTCTAGGCCATCAACCTTGGTTGCAAACAGTGCAGCACTGCGCTCCGCTGTCGCCTCTGTGAGCGGGCAGTGATAAACCTCGCCCATAGCCGCCGTCTGGAAAACCCCACGGATTGGGCCAAACGGTGCGCCAAGCGAATTGAGGCATGCAGCAAGCCAAGCGGGGTCAGCGAGATCTCCGCTGAACAGCAAGTAGTCATCCCCCGGTGTGCCAATGCCGCGCAAAGCCCGGATCAACACGCTCATCGGATGCTTCGGCCCGTGCGATGCAAGCCAGTGTTCCCAATCCGCAGGATTCGGAAGCCCGCTTGGTCCGACAAGGACAACCTTCGCGCCCAATGTTTGAACGAGCGCCCTAGCATAAACGAGGGCGAGACCGTCGAGGAGATCGCCTACGATGAGGTAAGTGGCCCCCGTCGTGAGAGCCGGAACATCGGCTGGCTCCGGCAAGGGCGTCGGCACATGGCTCTCGACCCAGCAATAGCCATTGCGCAGCGCCATCACGGTCCTGTCGTCACGCCAAGGGCGTGATAGCGCCTCAGCGAGGCCGGGAACAATGGCACCTTCTGCCGATGGAAGATCGATGCTTCGGCAGGAAATGCCGGGAATTTCCTGCGGCAGGACGCGAAGCATGCCAAGCACCTTTGCCGCCTGCGCATCAACAACCTCCGCGCCGGTCACACCATGCAGGCCGCATGCCAGAACAGTCAGAAGCGGCGGGCGGCTCTCACTGGCGATCAGGGCTTTCGCAAGCGCAAATGTGCTGGTGAAAGCTGTGTCCGGGGCAGCGTTGGCGTCAAGGGAGAAGCCATTGACGATCTGGGTTGGTGTCGCACCGTTGGCGGCAAGATCGGCAAGAACTGCGCTGTAGTGCTGCGGCTCAGCGGGGTCGATGTGATACGCCCCCCCGGCATTCTCATAGGCTATGCCAGTCCGTATCCGTGTGACCTTGATCTGATCCGAAACCGGACCGATCGCGGCAACAGTCTCGTCGCCACCAAAGATCAGCCAATGCTCGTGACCGCTCGTTGTGAGATGCTCAAACGGCGCACGTTGCCAGACCGGCTGGTTGAACCAGTCCTCTATCGACGTGCGCCGGGCGGCTTCGTCGGGCATGGATTCGGTTGGCGCAATCCGCGCAATCGCGTAGGAACTGCGCTGGAAAGGGTAAGTTGGAAGTGGCACGCGGTGACGCGGGCCTGCCTCTTTTTCGGCAACAAGCTCGACATCGATGCCCGCGATCCAAAGCTCCGCCAACGCCAGCAGCGCGTGGTCGCAGGCATCCTGCGGTGCCTTCGCATCGGGCAGCGAGGTGGCAACGCGAAGCAGCGCTTTTCCTTGTTGGCGAGCAAGCCGGGTCAGTGTCGAGCCGGGCCCAACTTCGAGAAGAAACGGGGCTGGCAATTCAAGCGCCCGCGCAAGGCAGGGGCCAAACAGAACGGTTTGGCGCAGATGGGCCACCCAATAGGCTGGGTCGGTTGCCTCCTGTGC is part of the Agrobacterium vitis genome and harbors:
- a CDS encoding LLM class flavin-dependent oxidoreductase → MKFSLFYFDGDGSATNGDSYRLLMDSARFADDNGLSALWVPERHFHAFGGLYPNPSMIHAALAMVTKRVQLRSGSIVLPLHHPVRVAEEIAVVDNLSQGRVGVAIASGWTRNEFVLSREPHGSRRSLMWRSFDQVTKLLAGETLTFEDAEGNAVEAKTLPRPVQPRVPFWVACQSMETFVEAGRRGINVLTALLGETLESLTPKIAAYRRSLEKNGFDPAAGTVTIMVHTYLGGDVETVKANVKGPFSDYLRTHYHLLEGLARSMGLDIALENFSRDDLDSLIEFGVEGFIKGRSLIGTPESTAETVEALAAAGIDEIACLIDFVQDYDLVMGGLPHLARLARQHAPQPTIAQAV